TGTACGGGAACATCGTGGCCCGGTCCTTCCTTGCAGGGATTGACGTCCACAGCGGCCGAGACAACCTGATCGAGAACAACATCATCTACGACTGCGCCCAAGAGCAGATGCGCTACCAGGAATGGCCCACGTCCCACAGGATGCTCCCGGACATGCTTCAGAAGGTGCTTGACTGGCCGTTTTCTCACCTTTACCCGGCCCTCGCTCGACACCGGGATGCGGTGGCCGACTCCACCCAGTCCTACAACACCTTCCAGCGCAACATCATCAGCTACGGCCGCCCGGGCTCACGGCTGTACGCCGTCAGCGGTCTGGACTGGGACACCACAACTCATGACAACAACGTGCTCTGGCACTGGTCCGGCAAGCCCGACAGCAGTCTGGATAGAATGCGCGATCACGGCCTCGATCTCAACTCCGTAGTCGCCGATCCGCTGTTCGTTGACCCGGAGAACGGCGACTTCACCCTTCGCCCAGAGTCACCGGCACTGAAGATGGGCTTCGAGCAGATACCGCAGGACAAGATCGGCCCGTACGAGAGCCACCTGCGGGCGACGTGGCCAATCGTGGAAGCACCCGGGGCTCGCGAGCACCCCCACCAGCCGGTCCGCGTGGAGCGCAAAGTCCCCCGGTACCCGGTCGCGCGCGTCAAAGAACCGATTCAGGTGGACGGAAAACTGGAGCCCGGCGAGTGGCTGGGCTTGGACCCGGCGAAAGCCATGCTCCTGCAAGAAGACCCATCCGGCGACACCGGCAAGAGGCCCGTGAGCCGCGCCTGGTTGGTCCACGACGGGACCAGTCTGTATGTCGGACTGCTCAATGAGGTGAACCCGCAGGCGCCTCTCTCGCTGGGAAGCCGCTGGGGTGGAGACGATGGCGCGGAAGTGTGCATCGAGGTTCTCCGCGACGAGAAGCCTGGCCTGACCTTCGTCCTGCAGGGCTTCGCCTCCGGGCTCTTTCAGAGCACTGACCACGCGGGAATACCCACAGCCGAAGCCGAGCGTCTGGGCAGAGCCACGCAATTCGCGGCTCAGGTGGGCGAAGGCTGGTGGTCCGGCGAATGGTGCGTGTCGCTGGATGCCCTCGGCATCAGGCCCGGCACGAAGCAGACCATCCGGTTCAATATCGGTGTGCGCAAGACCGGCGGCCCGACCCCCTGGATAACCTGGGTGGGCACGGGCGCCCAGAACTGGCTGGTTGCTCATGCGGGGGAGATCTTTCTGGAGTGACCGAGTCCCGGGCATCACTGACGCCACGAATGAGATCATCTCCGCCCAATATCGTTCCATCAGTTGACTTTGAGACACAGCACAGGCAGAATATAGTCGCGGGAGGGGATATTTGATACAGCGTCGTGGCTGGGCTGGGAGCCAGGGGGGCGTTTCCGGCAACGCGGGGGGACACGCCTGGACTGAGGAGGTTTCCGCGTTGGACCGCCAGACCCAGCGACCTTGGATTGCCCTTGTCGCCCTCGTCGCTTTCGCGCTCCTGTCGATCTGTAGCACTGCGCTTGCCAAGCCATCTTCCGCCCCCTTGAGCCCCGAGTTCAAGGCATTCATCGCTGCGAAGAAGGCCGGTGGCCTGAGGCCCGTGGGCAGCGGCAGCGGGCACGGCAAGGGCGATATCCCGCCACCGGTGAACCGCGAATACATCGCGGGCCCTTCCGTACTCAGGGCCCTTGACGGCGCACCTGCCAGTTATGACCTGCGGGCCATCAGCGAGAAAGTGCCGCCGGTCCGGAACCAGGGAAGCTGCGGGTCCTGCTGGGCCTTCGCCACGTACGGTTCCCTCGAGAGTTGTATCCGCCCCACTGACACGTCTGACTTCTCCGAGGACCATCTAAAGAATACCCACGGCTGGGATTACGGCCCTTGTGAGGGCGGACACCCCTGGATGTCCGCGGCGTACCTGGGCCGCTGGGGAGGGCCGGTGTGGGAGTCCGACGACCCCTACGGCAGTTCCGGTGGCACTTCACCACCCGGATTGGAACCCCGGGCCCATGTACATGAGGTCTGGTGGCTTCCCGCCGACCCGGCCATTATCAAGAATGAAGTCATGGCCCACGGCGGCGTCTACGCCAACTACCTGCATGACGACGCCTACTATAACCCGGCCACAGCTGCTTATTACCACCCCACGGCAACCTCAACAGACCACGCAGTGTGCATCGTTGGCTGGGATGATGCCTACTCCAAGTCAAACTTCAAGGCAGGGACACAGCCGAAGTCGGACGGCGCGTGGCTGGTGCGGAACAGTTGGGGCACGAGTTGGGGTCTCTCGGGCTACTTCTGGGTATCTTACGAGGACGCACGGTTTGCCAAGACCGTCATCGCCCAGTTCCCGGAGACCGAACCCGCTACCAACTACGACTACCAATACTCCTACGACCCGCTGGGGTGGGTCGGTGACTTCGGCTGGGGGGGGAGCAACTACAGCGGCTGGGCAGCCAATCTCTTCACTGCATCCGGTGAGCATACCCTGAAAGGCATTGGTTTCTACACCACGCAGGGAGGTGCAAGCTATTCGGCGCGTGTCTACAAGAACCCGACCAGCGGACCGTACACGGGCGGAACGCTGGTAGCCACCGCCAGCGGATCGTGCACGTACGCGGGCCTTCACCATGCGGTCCTGTCCACGCCAGTGTCCTTGCATACAGGCGACAAGTTCTCCATTTGCATCCAGTTCACGAATCCGTCCTATGCTCGCCCGATACCTCTTGAGTCGAGAATCGTCGGCGCCACAAGTGCTGCGTCCGCCTCCGCTGGACAGAGTTACTGCAGTACCAACGGCACGACCTGGACGGACCTCACCACCTACAACAGCACCGCGAACTTCTGCATCAAAGCTTTCGTCGACATCGTGCCGCCGCCAACGGTGACTGCAATCTCCCCGGATTCCGGGACCAACACCGGGCCGGTCAGTGTCACCATCACGGGAACCGGCTTCCGCGCGGGAGCGACCACGAAGCTGACCCGCAGCGGCCAGACAGACATCAACGGTAGCAACGTGACGGTGGTCAGCGATACCGAGATCACCTGCAGCTTCGACATCACCGGAGCCGCCGTTGGTCCCTGGAGCGTGGTCGTCACCAATGACGACAACCAGACCGGGACCCTGACCGACGGTTTCACCGTGGAGTACCCCGCTCCAACCGTGATCGAGACCTCGCCGGACAACGGCCCCAACACCGGTCCGGTGAATGTGACCATCGGCGGCACGGCTTTCCGAACAGGAGCAACCACGAAGCTCACGAGAACGGGGCAGGCGGACATAGCCGGAACAAGCGTGGTGGTGGACAGCGCCACCCAGATCACCTGCTCCTTCGATCTGACAGGTGCAGCACTCGGCTTGTGGAACGTGGTGGTCACCAATGATGATGGCAAGTCGGGGCAATTGGCCAACGGCTTCGAGGTGCTCGGGGAGCCACCAAGCATCACGCAATGGGCCGTAGTGGCAACCCACAGTAATGGGGTGGGCCAGGTCATCACCCCCTGCACCGACGGCTATGTGGAACCGCGCACCTGCCGTCTTGCTATGCTGCGCTTGAGCTTCAGTGCCCCGCTGACTGCGGTTGCCCCGGCGAACATCTCGGTGGTCGGCGTCAATAGCGGGAACCTTTCGGCAAACGTCGCGGGGGTTACGCTGAGTGGCGACAACGACATCCTGTGGATCGAGTTCAACCCGGCCTTGCCGGATGACGACACCTACACGATCACCCTCTCCGACACCATCACCGGCCGGGACACCGGCCTCGCCTTGTCCGGCGACCGTGACTGTATCCTCAAGGTGTGCATCGGCGACGTCAATGGCAGTTCACGCGTGACCATCACGGACATGTATGTCATGCAGAGCAAGCTGAACCAGACAGTCACCAGCGACAATTGCCGGTATGACCTGAACCTCAACGGGCTGATCACCATCACCGAGATGTACCTGGTGCAGTCTCACATGAATCACGCGGCTCCGTAGGGGTCGTGCCTCAGCCGGTCGTCTTCGAAGACAAAGCGATACGCCGCCCAAACTGGGCGGCGTATCGCTTCACTGCGCTTGCCTCGATCTGTCCTGCTGTGGGCCTCAGTTGTCGCACCGCTTGCGGCGACGCCATGCGATGCCCACCGGCACAGCCCCCAGAAGAAGCAGTGCTCCGGGCGACAGTTCGGGCGTTATCTCTTCTCCGTCGTTGCCCCCACCGTCGGGCCGAAGGATCTTGCCCTTACCCGGCGGATCCTGATTGCCCGATACCGGAAGCCCATCCGGACTACTCGGGTTAGGATCGGGGTCCAGGAACCCTACATTGTACAGATAGGCGAACGGCTCCCCGCTCCTGCCATCCTTCGCGTAGAAGTCCCCCCAGACGGGGTTGCGCCGACTCTGGAAGGACCATTGCAGGTTCGTAGCGGGGACATCCGGCAGATCGAGCTTGATGCCATATATATGGGAAAGGGACCCGTCTGGGTACTCGGGCATGCCAGGGTTGCACGATTCGTTGGAGTAGAACGTGCGGATTTCCATTTCCGTCGGCGTCCAGCTCTTCCAAACGGTTCCATCCCAGTACTTGAGGTTCAGCAGGGCGATCTCGTCTGGCTTGAGGTCACTGGTAAGCTCGACGATGAAATGGCTGGCGTCCTTGCGGGGCACCGTCAGACTGTAATCATACTGCCAGATGCCGCCCTGATTCTCCTGGGTGACCGTCCAGCCGAAGCTGCTCCCCGTTTCCCACCCGCCACCACCAACGAGACCGCCGCCGGCACTGGTCAGGGAGCCCGTGTACTGCGCAAAATACGCCATCGCCGGCGCTGCGCAGAGGACAAGCACGACTACAGCAATGCTTGTTGCAGATCTAGTGATGATCGTGATCACCGCCTTCCGTCTCGAGATACGGCGCTCCAGCCCCCACGGATTCCCCCCATCCTTGGTGATCACCCCTTCCGTCGTCAGCACGAAACGGTCGTCGCCAGTGACGAATCCAAGCGATAACCAGTCCCTTCGTGGTGCCGCACGACGGGTGGCTACTGACTATTGTACCGAGGTCCTGTCGAATCCGTACTCAATTTTGACTCAATTTGTCCTATAGTCTTCGTCCCTATCGCCTGTCTCCGCCCAGTTCCCGACAGCAGTCCACCACGAACCGCGTCTGTTTCATGGTCCGGTGCGGATAGCCCGCCACGCTCAGGATGAAATGGTCCCATGGCTCAGCCTCGCGGATCATCGCGTGGATGCCGGCCCGCGTTGCCTCGAGGTCGTCCATGGGTTCTGCAAGCTGCTGGACCCCCGCCATGATGGTGATCCGGTCGCCCAGCGCCCGGCGGCCTTCGCCCACCGTCACATTTCCCAGAGGCGGGATGGTGAAGGCATGCACCGCGTCCATGCGCGTCTGCCGATACAGGGGCAGCAGGTCGCGGATCAGCCCGCAGGAGTGGTGGAAGTAAAACTTGCCCGCATCATGCGCGGCTTCCGCCCGGGTGTTGGTGAGGTCGATGTTGCAGGTCTCGAACATCGCCGGAGAGATCGCGGTGGTCGAGGTGTCATCAACGGTGACGACAACATCCACGTCGGACCGCACCCCCACGGCCAGGCGCTTCAGGTAGTTGCGCTCCATCGACGCGAACAGAGCCAGCAGGTCCTCGCGGGCATCGGCCCACAGGTAGGCCAGCGTCGCCACACCCGAGTAAACGCGGAACATCATCCCCAGCGGGGTGCCCTCCATGGGGCCCAGAAGCAGGCCGTCATCGGCGATGAGTTCCCGCCGCTTCCGGGTTCGCTCAATGCCCTCCGGGTCAGGCTCGATCAGCTCATCGTCGAAGATGGCGGCGAGTGCCGGCAGGTCCGCCGGCCCCTTGACGGGATGCTCGGTCCAGTTGCTGGATACCGCGCCGGTGGTGTCGCGGCAGACCCGGATGGTCTCGCGCAGATCGCCCTCGGGAGTGTGCCAGATGCGCCGCGTGATGTCGCCGTCGGTCTCTTGTTCCACCTCCACCTTACGGCGGGTGATACGCACCGGCATGCCGAACCAGTCGCAGATATCGAGTCCGAGGGCGCGGGAGAAGATGACGGTCGCCTCGCCGCCCCAGTGCACATCCCCCAGCGCCCGGGCAAGCTCCGGGTCCATCTCTTCGCTGCTCGGGCGGTTGTACGGGTCACAATGCCCGGTGACCGGCAGCCAGTGCGGGGTCTCGTGACGCAGGACCCGCAACAGGTTCTCGCGGCGCGTGATCATCGCAAATCGCTCCCTCGAGAGCGCGCGGATTGCGCGCGCGCAGGTCAATGCAGGTCCTCGCGGGTGAAGACGCTGAGCAGGATTTCCCCCGCACCGCCGCGGTCCCGGTCGTGAACCGCGTAGATGGTGCCGTCGCTGGAGAAGGCCGCGTCGGGATAGCTCACACTGTCTCGCGGGTCCAGCACGATCATCTGCTGCCAGGTCGCGCCCTCATCGGAAGACACGCAGGCGACGATTCCCGTGCGCTTCGTCGGGTCCGGGCTATTGATGAGCAGCCAGTCTCCATCAGGCAGCCTGCGGACAAAGAATCGCGACCCGGGGTTGGGAATGCCCGTTGGCTCGCCGGCCCCCCAGGTGCGGCCGCGATCTTCCGACAGGCTCTGCCAGATCACTCCCGCGCCTGTGCGGATATACATGACCAATGCGCCGTCGGAACGCTCGACGATCATGTTCTCCAGCGCCCAGTTTGGGGCTTCGACCGCTCCATGCAGTGTCCAGGTGCGGCCTTCGTCGGTGGAGATGCCCACGCCCTGCAACTGTCCGGGCCCGGCGAACCAGTCGGAAACGGTGCGTGAGGCATGGGTCACCGGCATGAGCCACTCGCCCGTTGAAAGGACCGTGGGCTTGTTCATGCGGAAACTGAAGGGCGCCTCGTAGCCCACCCGGAACTCCTCACTCCAGACCGGGTCAGCAGCATCGGGCGCCGCGCAGGTCATAGCGAAGACCCCGTGTTCGGCGGCATCCTTATTGCCCCGATTGAAGATGAGCCAGAGCACACCATTGGGAGCGAGCCAGAGGGTCGGGTCGAAGGCGCGGAAGCCGTCCCGGGGAGAGGCAATGATCGCGGGCACTGAGAAGGTCCGCCCGCTGTCGTCGCTGGTGACCATATACAGCCGGTTGTCGGGATGGGGCTCCTTGTCGCCGCCCGAGAACCACACCACGAACAGGCGGCCGCCGGGCGTCAATTCCACTCCCGGGATACCCGCCCAGAGTTCCCCAATCGCTGCTTTGTTGCTGACAACCTGCTGAAGTCGCACGGACACTCATCCCTTCGGCCTTGGACCTGAGACAGCCCCGATCACTTCGCCCTGGGTGCTGTCCTCCCTCCCCGGAAGGCAATCAGAAAGTGGAGCGGGAAATGTTCAGTATCGTGTGTAGTGCGCGGAAGGTCACGACGAGACCCCCACAACTGGATCGCGCCGGTGTACCCGGTGGCCGTAGAGGACAGGCATTGACGTTGAGCGCGGACGGAAGGCGAACGACGTGACCGTGCGTTCCGGCGAGGGTTTGCCCGGGGGCAGGCAGTCGCCGCGGAACCTGCCGGGCGCCTCCAGCGGGTCCGCTCGCGCCGGCTTGCGATACCACGGCCGGTGTTTCCCTGAACAGAAAGATCGCCAGGCCTGTCACGCACCGCCTTTGCTCGCACTATATACTCCTGCAGGACCGATTCCTGCCGGAATGGGAGGAGTACATGCCCGCACAGTGGATCGTCCATTTGACAACACGCAGCGGTCTCGAAGGGGGCCTGGTTGAGACATACCGGGCCGAAGCCGCGCGTCTCGGGAGCGACGGTGTCGCTCTCCTCACGCCGACCCAGGCGGCCGCTGAGATCGCCCGGAGGCTTGTGGTATCCGGAAGCAATGCCGGGGCTCTCCTGGACCCGCGCATCATGACCTTCCCACAACTTGCGGACGCGCTGCTAGTGGCAAACCACACCTCATCGCGGCAGCTCACGGCGACCCAGCGGGAACTGCTTGTGGCGGATGTTCTGGCGGAACTGGCGCAGGAGCCGGAGCTGGAATACCTGCGGGCCACTCACACGTGCAAAGGCACCATCGGCGCAATCTGCAACCTCCTCGATGAGCTGAAGCGCGGCGGGGTGTCCTCCGATGATCTGCCCGAACTGGTGTCGAAGGCCGTTCCAGGCCACCCCGCGAACCAGGCCGTCTCGCTGGTTTTCGCGCGTTACCAGGACCGCCTGCAGGAACTGGCCCTGTATGACGAGCCGGGCCTCTTCTGGAACGCACTTGACCTGCTGGAGAATGGCAAGCGGCGGCCGCTGGAGGATTTGCGGGTGCTCCTGCTGGACGGGTTCCAGGAGTTCACCACCACCCAGACCCGGATGCTGGAGGAACTGGGGAACTGGCTGGAGCGCATCGAATTGCGGCTGTGGCTGGATCCTTGCCGGGAGCAGATGACGCCGCGCGCGGCGGCAACCCGCAACTGGCTGGCCGATGCCATGCATGCTGAGATGCGCCCGGACACCCTCTCCGAGCCTGAACCCGCAACGGACCTGGACCACCTGCGCGCGCGCGTCTTCTCCCTCGACCCTGCCGGGCTTGCCCAGGCTGACGGAACGGTGAAGGTGCTGGAAGTCGCCGGCGGGACGGTGGGCGAGTGTCGAGAGATCGCGCGCCGCATCAAGCTGCAACTGGCCGAAAATCCAGACCTGCCACCCAATCGCATCGCGATTGTGCTGCGCTCCTGGGATACGGGCTACGATACGGCCCTTCACCAGGCTCTCGAGTGGTACGGCGTCCCCGCGGATTTCGCGCGGGGACCGCGGCTGTCTTCAGTCCCGGCGGTACAGGCGGCGCTGGACATCCTGGATGTGGTAGTTGGCAGGTGGCGGCGCCAGGACGTGATCAAGCTCCTGAACAACGGCTATGTCAGTCCGAAAGACAGCAAGTACGGGAAGGTGCGGGCGCAGCGATTGGAGCGTCTGGCCATGGAGGCCGGGATTGTCGGCGGTGGGGATGACGACACCCCGGCCAGGCAGTGGAAGGCGGCGCTCAACCGCCTTGGTCACCGGTTGGGGGAGGAACGGAGACGCCGGCGCGCACTCGAAGATGCCCTGGGCATCGTCCCGGAAAGCGAAGATCAGCTGCGGGTGCTGGAGGATGAAGACGGCGACCGGTTGCGCACCCTTGGAGCCCTCGACGCGGCACTCGAGCAGGTCGAGAGAGCGGTGAATCTGGTGGATGCCCTGGACGATCTGCTGCGGCCGCTGGCCACTGCCAAATCTCTGTCTGGCGCGTCGCTGGCCTTCGGGGAGATCATCAAGGCCCTGGGCATCATTGATTCAGCCGAAAAAGGCGATGCAAGTCGCGTGGCTTTGGATTTGCAGGGGCTCGATGGCTTGTCGACGATCCTGAGGGAGATCACGGAAGCCCCGGAAGTGCTCCGGATCACAGGCGAGGTGGGTGTGGCCCAGTTCGCCGCGTGCATCCGCGACGCCTGCGGGTCTGCACGCTTGCCCGGCAATCGCCACCGGCGCTGCGGGGTGCAGGTGCTTGAGGCCTCCCAGGCGGCGCTCGAGCGTTTCGACACCGTGTTCGTTCCCGGCCTGCGCGACGGGTTGTTCCCGGCGCGCCCCCGGCAGGATGTGTTCTACGGGGATGCGGAACGCGAGAGACTGCAGCAGGACCTGCCCGGCCTTCGCCCGCGCCTGGGAGACCGGCATGATGACGAGCACCTGCTCTACGCGGCGCTGGCGGCTGCCGAAGGAGAGGTCTGGCTGTCCTATCCGCTCTCCGAAGCCAATGGTGCCCCGGTGCTGCGGTCGTCGTACGTAGACGAGGTCCTCCGACACTGGAAACTTGCCGGTGATTCGGAGTTGGCGGCAAGGATAATCACCACCCGGCGGCAGTCCGAAGTCATCGCCGGGCCGGACGAAGTCGCCAACTACCCTGAGCTCCTGGAAGCGATCCAGCGGCCGCACGCAGGAGCCAGTCTCCAGGGCCTGATCAACTTCGCCGAAAACATCGTGCCGCCCGACGAACTACCGGCCCTTGCGCAGGTCCGGAGGCTCGCGCTGGTCGAGGCCTTGCGTTCCCAGGGTGACGGGCCTTTCTGCGGGGTCCTCAAAGATCAGGCGATTCTTACCGAGCTGGACGAACGCTACGGCCCCGAACACACGTATTCGGTGAGCCAGCTCAACACCTATGCAGGGTGCCCAATGCGCTTCTTCCTGGAGAGAGTGCTGGGCCTGGAGGCCCCCACGGAACCGATGGAGGCCATCGACCGGCGCGATCTGGGGCTTGTCGCGCACCGCATCCTGGCCAGGTTTTTCGGCCCGCGGACCATCGGGAATGATGACTGCAAGCCGATCACGGCGGAGAACCTGTGCACAGCGAAAGCCGCGCTGTCCCAATGCGTCGCGGCTGTGGGCAGCGAACTGGATTCCCTGGCACGCGGCGCGGCCCAGGTCTGGGCGCGGGCGATGGAACGGCTGGAGGAGGACCTTCTCGCCCTGCTGGAGTTCGAGGCCGAACGCAATGCCGGGGAACAGGGCAGGAGGCGGACGTGGTCGCCACCACGGCAAGTGAGGGCAGTGGAGGCGGTTTTCGGCAAGAACGGGGAGTTTGTGGTTACGCCCCCGGACTGCGAACCGGTGAAGCTGCGAGGCCGCATCGACCGGGTGGACCTGACTGAGTACGAGGGCAGGCGCTACTGGGTGATCTGGGACTACAAGACCGGCACAGGTGTATCGGCGAACCTCGTACGCGCAGGGGCCGACCTGCAGCTTCCCGTCTACGCGCTGGCCGTGAGACAGCTGTATCCGAATGAGACGGATGACTGCCACCTGTGGGGGTACTACCGGGTCACGCGTCCCGTGGGTTGGACCAGCGTGGTGATGGGCAAAGCCGGTGAGGAAACGGCGCGTATGCTGGACGAGATCGTGGAAGAGGCGAAGAGGAAGATTGCGCAGTACGTCGCGGACATCCGCGCGGGCAGATTCGCGCCTGTCCCCAACGAGTCCCTGCGGCCCTGCCGCTACTGCGACTTCCGCAGCATATGTCGAGCGGGTTCGTTGATAGGCACTTCATCCACACCGGGGAGGGAGCAGTGATGATCGAGCGCACTCCGCAAGTGACGCCGGAAATGGACACCAACGCCCTGCGGCAGGAGATCATGGCGAACACCGACAGGCACCAGTTCCTCGGAGCAGGCGCGGGCGCGGGGAAGACCACGGTGCTTGTGGGGCATTACTTCGAGCTGCTCCGGGCGGGACTGCGGCCCTCCCAACTGGTGGCGGTCACGTTCACCGATAAGGCCGCGGCCGAGATGAAAGCCAGGCTGCGGGAGAAGTGTCGGGAAAAGGCGGTCGAAGCGCGCGATGCCCGAGACCTTTCGGCAGATGACTGGGAGGGGCTCTTACACGAGATTGAGACCGCACCCATCAGCACCATCCACGCGCTGTGCGCCCGGCTGTTGCGGGAGAACTCTCTGGCGGCGGGCCTCGACCCGGACTTTGCCGTGCTGGACGAGATTGATTCACGCATCCTGTTGGATGACGTGGTTCGGCGGACGCTGCTTTCTCGCCTGGGCAAGGAGCCAACAGCAGACAGTCTCGTGGTGGCGCTGGGGTATGACGAGGCGGTCAGCCATATCACGAAACTGGTACAGGACCGGGTACAGGTGGAGGCCGTGCTGGCCGACACGCGCTACGACACGGAGGAAGCGTTGCTAGGACATTGGCAGGAGCTCGGGCGCCAGTACCTCGCAGAGCGGCTCCACGGGATGCTCGAAAGCGATGAGTGGGTCGACGCGATGGCGATCGTGACCGCGAAGCAGGAGCCCCAAAAGCCGGCGACCGATGCACTGGAACGCAAACGCATCGCAGTGGCACAGTGCATCGACAAGAGCGGTCTTCTCAACTGGACCCTGGAGGCAGGTCCCGAGGCCATCGCGCAAGCGGTCGTTGCTCTGGCCGAAAGCACCCGGGCAGTCGGGGCCGTTGGCAATGCGGGAGCGGCGGGAGTCTGGGGCACGGCACTGGCGGAGATGAGAGCGGCGCTGCGACTGTTTCTGAACAAGGAAGGCCTTCTGCAGACGACCGCCGCGGAGATCGAAACACTCCAGTCACAGACAGAGGACGACCGCGCCTGCGCCAGGCTAACTTGCGCCCTGGTGGCCGAGGTGAAGGCGGCCATCGGAGCGTATGCGCAGGCAAAGGACGAAGCCTCCGCGCTGGATTTCGAGGACCTCATGGAGCGCACGCGGTGGCTCTGGCAGGAGCACCCAGAGGCGCTCGAACGCACTCGCCGGGGCCTTCGGCATGTGATGATCGACGAGTTCCAGGACACGAACACCCTCCAGAAACAGGTGCTCTGGCCCCTCGTCACCGGGGAGCCCTATGACCCCGCGAACCCCGTCGCATTGCCCGAAAAGGGCGTGCGCCTGTTCGTGGTGGGCGATGCGAAACAGTCCATC
This portion of the Armatimonadota bacterium genome encodes:
- a CDS encoding IPT/TIG domain-containing protein; this encodes MDRQTQRPWIALVALVAFALLSICSTALAKPSSAPLSPEFKAFIAAKKAGGLRPVGSGSGHGKGDIPPPVNREYIAGPSVLRALDGAPASYDLRAISEKVPPVRNQGSCGSCWAFATYGSLESCIRPTDTSDFSEDHLKNTHGWDYGPCEGGHPWMSAAYLGRWGGPVWESDDPYGSSGGTSPPGLEPRAHVHEVWWLPADPAIIKNEVMAHGGVYANYLHDDAYYNPATAAYYHPTATSTDHAVCIVGWDDAYSKSNFKAGTQPKSDGAWLVRNSWGTSWGLSGYFWVSYEDARFAKTVIAQFPETEPATNYDYQYSYDPLGWVGDFGWGGSNYSGWAANLFTASGEHTLKGIGFYTTQGGASYSARVYKNPTSGPYTGGTLVATASGSCTYAGLHHAVLSTPVSLHTGDKFSICIQFTNPSYARPIPLESRIVGATSAASASAGQSYCSTNGTTWTDLTTYNSTANFCIKAFVDIVPPPTVTAISPDSGTNTGPVSVTITGTGFRAGATTKLTRSGQTDINGSNVTVVSDTEITCSFDITGAAVGPWSVVVTNDDNQTGTLTDGFTVEYPAPTVIETSPDNGPNTGPVNVTIGGTAFRTGATTKLTRTGQADIAGTSVVVDSATQITCSFDLTGAALGLWNVVVTNDDGKSGQLANGFEVLGEPPSITQWAVVATHSNGVGQVITPCTDGYVEPRTCRLAMLRLSFSAPLTAVAPANISVVGVNSGNLSANVAGVTLSGDNDILWIEFNPALPDDDTYTITLSDTITGRDTGLALSGDRDCILKVCIGDVNGSSRVTITDMYVMQSKLNQTVTSDNCRYDLNLNGLITITEMYLVQSHMNHAAP
- a CDS encoding PEP-CTERM sorting domain-containing protein, whose amino-acid sequence is MLTTEGVITKDGGNPWGLERRISRRKAVITIITRSATSIAVVVLVLCAAPAMAYFAQYTGSLTSAGGGLVGGGGWETGSSFGWTVTQENQGGIWQYDYSLTVPRKDASHFIVELTSDLKPDEIALLNLKYWDGTVWKSWTPTEMEIRTFYSNESCNPGMPEYPDGSLSHIYGIKLDLPDVPATNLQWSFQSRRNPVWGDFYAKDGRSGEPFAYLYNVGFLDPDPNPSSPDGLPVSGNQDPPGKGKILRPDGGGNDGEEITPELSPGALLLLGAVPVGIAWRRRKRCDN
- a CDS encoding exo-alpha-sialidase, with protein sequence MRLQQVVSNKAAIGELWAGIPGVELTPGGRLFVVWFSGGDKEPHPDNRLYMVTSDDSGRTFSVPAIIASPRDGFRAFDPTLWLAPNGVLWLIFNRGNKDAAEHGVFAMTCAAPDAADPVWSEEFRVGYEAPFSFRMNKPTVLSTGEWLMPVTHASRTVSDWFAGPGQLQGVGISTDEGRTWTLHGAVEAPNWALENMIVERSDGALVMYIRTGAGVIWQSLSEDRGRTWGAGEPTGIPNPGSRFFVRRLPDGDWLLINSPDPTKRTGIVACVSSDEGATWQQMIVLDPRDSVSYPDAAFSSDGTIYAVHDRDRGGAGEILLSVFTREDLH
- a CDS encoding PD-(D/E)XK nuclease family protein; the protein is MPAQWIVHLTTRSGLEGGLVETYRAEAARLGSDGVALLTPTQAAAEIARRLVVSGSNAGALLDPRIMTFPQLADALLVANHTSSRQLTATQRELLVADVLAELAQEPELEYLRATHTCKGTIGAICNLLDELKRGGVSSDDLPELVSKAVPGHPANQAVSLVFARYQDRLQELALYDEPGLFWNALDLLENGKRRPLEDLRVLLLDGFQEFTTTQTRMLEELGNWLERIELRLWLDPCREQMTPRAAATRNWLADAMHAEMRPDTLSEPEPATDLDHLRARVFSLDPAGLAQADGTVKVLEVAGGTVGECREIARRIKLQLAENPDLPPNRIAIVLRSWDTGYDTALHQALEWYGVPADFARGPRLSSVPAVQAALDILDVVVGRWRRQDVIKLLNNGYVSPKDSKYGKVRAQRLERLAMEAGIVGGGDDDTPARQWKAALNRLGHRLGEERRRRRALEDALGIVPESEDQLRVLEDEDGDRLRTLGALDAALEQVERAVNLVDALDDLLRPLATAKSLSGASLAFGEIIKALGIIDSAEKGDASRVALDLQGLDGLSTILREITEAPEVLRITGEVGVAQFAACIRDACGSARLPGNRHRRCGVQVLEASQAALERFDTVFVPGLRDGLFPARPRQDVFYGDAERERLQQDLPGLRPRLGDRHDDEHLLYAALAAAEGEVWLSYPLSEANGAPVLRSSYVDEVLRHWKLAGDSELAARIITTRRQSEVIAGPDEVANYPELLEAIQRPHAGASLQGLINFAENIVPPDELPALAQVRRLALVEALRSQGDGPFCGVLKDQAILTELDERYGPEHTYSVSQLNTYAGCPMRFFLERVLGLEAPTEPMEAIDRRDLGLVAHRILARFFGPRTIGNDDCKPITAENLCTAKAALSQCVAAVGSELDSLARGAAQVWARAMERLEEDLLALLEFEAERNAGEQGRRRTWSPPRQVRAVEAVFGKNGEFVVTPPDCEPVKLRGRIDRVDLTEYEGRRYWVIWDYKTGTGVSANLVRAGADLQLPVYALAVRQLYPNETDDCHLWGYYRVTRPVGWTSVVMGKAGEETARMLDEIVEEAKRKIAQYVADIRAGRFAPVPNESLRPCRYCDFRSICRAGSLIGTSSTPGREQ